One Triticum dicoccoides isolate Atlit2015 ecotype Zavitan chromosome 5B, WEW_v2.0, whole genome shotgun sequence genomic window carries:
- the LOC119309491 gene encoding ubiquitin-conjugating enzyme E2 variant 1D-like produces MDDADDIYMRSWTGTIIGPHNTVHEGRIYQLKLFCDKDYPEKAPSVRFHSRINMACVNHETRAVDPKKFSVLANWQREYTMEHVLTQLKKDALEYKYPGPSICLGADRI; encoded by the exons ATGGATGATGCTGATGACATATACATGCGGTCATGGACTGGCACCATTATTGGTCCTCACAAT ACTGTCCATGAGGGTCGCATCTACCAGCTGAAGCTGTTCTGTGACAAGGACTACCCCGAGAAGGCACCATCTGTTAGATTTCATTCAAGAATCAACATGGCTTGTGTTAATCACGAGACCAGGgcg GTTGACCCGAAGAAGTTCAGTGTGCTGGCGAACTGGCAGCGAGAGTACACTATGGAACATGTCTTGACCCAGCTGAAGAAAGATGCCCTGGAATATAAATATCCAGGGCCTTCAATATGCCTTGGTGCCGatcggatatga